From one Planktothrix agardhii NIES-204 genomic stretch:
- a CDS encoding putative ABC transporter ATP-binding protein, which produces MTTSAVSQSQIQTFLAETTPFDRLSEKALQNLLPKCQLLGYRTGQPIFERDKLPTQITIIYQGQARLLGFDPRAQRHVSLGLLGAREIIGWAGLIRGVPCETAIASTDTICITLAAADFLQWVVKEQAFGEAFRDQAGLSEVFDLLSQHLQAQAVPVNNIKNLAVDLGQDAVVLNLAAGNKKTKELTSLLDPNRIWLVSSGTLGGFAPGSRFLLEESNSSYKIEGPQGVRLVGLREPVYEVETSVETADGEVSVQDSNNGNGNRTIDLSAVTSAPEVPPTPETNVPKSALKFPVVRGRGKIDAPLACFNMIAKFFGISFKKDVVRRVLDNQLATVGNISLQACGAVTQMLGINAQLVQVPSKAIGRLKAPAMVVWKDSFAILYSITEREIILASPEKGLARMRPGQFAEIWGEEGQVLLLQAPRVDQKEQFSFWWFLPALMEHRATFVEVLLSSFFIQVFGLVNPLVSMVIIDAVIAQQNLDALNVLGILLLGFALFEGLLTALRTYLFVDSSNRVDIKLTAEIIDHMLRLPLGYFDSRQVGDLMSRFNELGNIRNFLTGTALTVVLDAVFSVVYIAVMVALSPTLTLVALAPLPLFAGIIFVFSPVIMRLIRKRAGLGGTSMAYIVEVISGIQTIKSQTIELTARWRWQGMYARFMSASLQTTLTQTAAGTMSDFLNKIGGIALLWVGAYLVIEQQLTIGGLIAFRIISGNVTGSLLRFISVYQQIQEVSISVERLRDIIDTLPEADEADRNNIPLPEIEGSVTFEEVSFRFNPTGPLQLANINLDFPSGSFVAIVGLSGSGKSTLMKLLQRLYAPLSGRILIDGYDINKVELYSVRRQLGVVLQDTLLFNGTVQDNIGLSNPEASSDEIIRAAKIAAAHDFIMGLPNGYNTQVGERGSALSGGQRQRVAIARTVLQNPKLLILDEATSALDYQSERAVINHLMDVFHDRTVFFITHRLSAVKNADVIIMMDQGSVVEQGNHDELVALKGRYYCLYQQQEAP; this is translated from the coding sequence ATGACAACATCCGCCGTTTCTCAATCCCAAATTCAGACCTTCTTAGCTGAAACGACTCCCTTTGATCGACTCTCGGAGAAGGCACTTCAGAACCTGTTGCCCAAATGCCAACTCCTGGGCTATCGTACCGGACAACCGATCTTTGAGCGGGATAAATTGCCGACTCAAATCACGATTATTTATCAAGGACAGGCTCGATTGCTGGGGTTTGATCCCAGAGCGCAACGCCATGTTAGTTTGGGCTTGCTCGGAGCCAGAGAAATCATCGGTTGGGCGGGGTTAATTCGAGGAGTTCCCTGTGAAACCGCGATCGCTTCAACCGACACGATTTGTATTACGTTGGCGGCCGCGGATTTTTTGCAATGGGTCGTAAAAGAACAGGCTTTTGGAGAAGCCTTCCGAGATCAAGCCGGGTTGAGCGAAGTTTTTGACCTGTTAAGCCAACATCTACAGGCCCAGGCCGTTCCGGTTAACAATATCAAGAATTTAGCAGTTGATCTAGGGCAGGATGCCGTTGTACTGAACTTGGCGGCGGGTAACAAGAAAACCAAGGAATTGACTAGCTTACTTGATCCTAATCGGATTTGGTTAGTCAGTAGTGGGACTTTGGGGGGTTTTGCCCCAGGTAGCCGGTTTTTATTAGAAGAAAGTAATTCATCTTATAAGATTGAAGGGCCCCAGGGCGTTCGGTTAGTGGGGTTGCGAGAGCCTGTTTATGAAGTGGAAACCTCGGTAGAAACCGCCGATGGAGAGGTGAGTGTTCAAGACTCGAATAATGGCAACGGTAATCGCACCATCGATCTATCGGCGGTGACTTCGGCTCCTGAAGTCCCCCCCACTCCAGAAACTAATGTCCCGAAATCGGCTCTGAAGTTTCCCGTAGTTCGGGGTAGAGGCAAGATTGACGCGCCTCTAGCTTGCTTTAATATGATTGCTAAGTTCTTCGGGATTAGCTTTAAAAAAGATGTTGTTCGTCGTGTTTTAGATAATCAGTTAGCAACGGTTGGTAATATTAGTTTGCAGGCTTGCGGGGCCGTGACCCAAATGTTGGGAATCAATGCTCAGTTAGTCCAGGTGCCATCCAAAGCCATTGGTCGCCTCAAAGCCCCGGCCATGGTGGTCTGGAAAGATAGCTTTGCCATTCTCTATAGCATTACCGAACGGGAAATCATCCTGGCATCCCCGGAAAAGGGTTTAGCCCGGATGCGTCCAGGGCAGTTTGCGGAAATTTGGGGTGAGGAAGGACAGGTACTCCTGTTACAAGCGCCCCGAGTTGATCAAAAAGAACAATTTAGCTTCTGGTGGTTTCTCCCGGCCTTGATGGAGCATCGAGCAACATTTGTGGAGGTGTTGCTGTCTTCGTTTTTCATCCAAGTGTTCGGTTTAGTTAACCCCTTAGTCAGTATGGTGATCATCGACGCGGTGATCGCACAACAGAACTTGGATGCTCTGAACGTCCTGGGGATTCTACTGTTAGGGTTTGCTCTGTTTGAAGGTTTATTAACGGCGTTACGAACCTATCTGTTTGTGGATAGCTCCAACCGCGTTGATATCAAACTCACAGCAGAAATTATTGACCATATGTTGCGGCTACCCTTGGGTTACTTTGATAGCCGCCAGGTCGGGGACTTGATGAGTCGTTTTAACGAGTTAGGAAATATCCGTAACTTCCTAACGGGGACAGCCTTAACGGTGGTTTTGGATGCGGTGTTCTCGGTGGTCTACATCGCCGTGATGGTTGCCCTAAGTCCAACTCTGACCCTGGTGGCTTTAGCTCCCTTACCCCTATTTGCTGGAATTATTTTTGTCTTCTCCCCGGTGATTATGCGGTTAATCCGCAAACGGGCAGGTTTGGGGGGGACATCCATGGCCTATATTGTGGAGGTGATTAGTGGAATTCAAACCATTAAATCCCAAACTATTGAATTAACAGCCCGTTGGCGGTGGCAAGGAATGTATGCCCGTTTCATGAGTGCGAGTTTACAAACCACTCTTACCCAAACGGCCGCGGGAACCATGAGCGACTTCCTGAATAAAATTGGGGGGATTGCCCTGTTATGGGTTGGTGCCTATCTAGTCATTGAACAGCAGTTGACCATCGGGGGATTAATTGCCTTTCGGATTATCTCTGGAAACGTCACGGGCTCGTTATTACGGTTTATTAGTGTTTATCAACAGATCCAAGAGGTGTCGATTTCGGTGGAACGGTTGCGGGATATTATTGATACCCTTCCTGAAGCCGATGAAGCCGATCGCAATAATATTCCCTTACCTGAAATTGAAGGGTCAGTTACCTTTGAGGAGGTGTCCTTCCGATTCAATCCCACGGGGCCCCTGCAACTGGCTAACATCAATTTAGATTTTCCCTCCGGGTCGTTTGTGGCGATTGTGGGGTTGAGTGGATCGGGTAAAAGTACCCTGATGAAGTTATTGCAGCGTCTATATGCTCCCCTATCGGGACGAATTTTAATTGATGGCTACGATATTAATAAAGTGGAACTCTATTCTGTCCGCCGTCAATTGGGGGTGGTATTGCAGGATACCCTCCTATTTAACGGAACCGTTCAGGATAACATCGGCTTGAGTAACCCCGAAGCCAGTAGCGACGAAATTATTCGGGCGGCTAAAATTGCTGCGGCCCACGATTTTATTATGGGTCTTCCCAATGGTTACAATACCCAGGTCGGAGAAAGGGGATCGGCTTTATCCGGGGGACAACGACAACGGGTGGCCATCGCCCGCACGGTATTACAAAATCCTAAACTGTTAATTTTGGATGAAGCCACCAGTGCCCTAGACTATCAATCGGAACGGGCTGTGATCAATCACTTGATGGATGTCTTTCACGATCGCACGGTCTTTTTTATTACTCACCGTCTGAGTGCCGTCAAAAACGCGGATGTAATTATTATGATGGATCAAGGATCTGTGGTTGAGCAGGGAAATCATGATGAGTTAGTTGCCCTGAAAGGACGTTATTACTGCCTGTATCAACAACAGGAAGCGCCCTAA
- a CDS encoding HlyD family secretion protein translates to MTDFAVYQLIFMKSVSLIDQPVILEKPAMWSHLFLWLIMLITTSGVVWAYFSQVEQTVPAAGELEYKEGAREIQAPITGAVVRLHVENGDRVQKNQPLLTFSQTNPSADIKSLANLQGTLNQENEFYKNIIQGNGRGTLPPEWETMVKDRDTRIQENNVLSSLINELYNNQGRAINYSSAQSGLVTNYRAEYQSRVSAVEGRIIEFNKQLEQTANLIRATREQVQYATNQIRYSEEQLNSARDQLNKSQEGLDLNQSILGQIAPLVDEGAMSDLNKKRQEQEVLRSQNEFLRQQDQITTRQSEINARKGDVEKQQSEIKRLEDEKQKVLASIERTQQELQNTKDAWAKDLYLRIEENKKQIASIDSQLSRYKLENEKRLGDVNAQLEKVEEQRDTQVLRSPVAGVIYDLKPSKKQNSEVDMNKDDICNYVNQQVLKSGDPKMKRCNEAYYEAQQTEKLMQILADDKGLEGTIFIKNTDLALVLNALRVKRKFLQPYDGKTVAGEVIECKAEKDCICPDSPEARAEIGITDPDCIPVEVTIDAFPNDQFGMVSGQLKWLSQDAIKPDPEKGRQYFSFKGKVKLDKQSFVLDEDKNIKIGLQSGMSVNTKINVGKRSVLDIFLNRFTGRINSITNLK, encoded by the coding sequence ATGACTGATTTTGCTGTTTACCAATTAATATTTATGAAATCTGTATCACTTATTGATCAACCGGTTATTCTTGAGAAACCAGCGATGTGGTCTCATCTGTTTCTCTGGCTGATTATGTTAATCACCACATCAGGCGTTGTTTGGGCTTATTTTTCTCAGGTTGAACAAACAGTTCCCGCCGCGGGTGAACTCGAATATAAAGAAGGTGCTAGGGAAATTCAAGCCCCAATAACCGGAGCCGTGGTTAGATTGCACGTTGAAAATGGCGATCGGGTTCAGAAAAACCAGCCGCTTTTAACCTTTAGTCAGACAAACCCCAGCGCGGATATTAAATCTTTAGCTAATTTGCAAGGGACTCTTAATCAAGAAAACGAATTCTATAAGAATATTATTCAGGGGAATGGTCGAGGAACTTTACCGCCTGAATGGGAAACAATGGTTAAAGATCGAGATACCCGAATCCAAGAAAATAACGTTTTAAGTTCTTTGATTAATGAACTTTATAATAATCAAGGTCGAGCGATTAATTATAGTTCTGCTCAGTCAGGTTTAGTCACTAATTACCGAGCCGAATATCAATCGCGTGTGTCTGCGGTGGAAGGGCGAATTATTGAATTTAACAAACAACTGGAACAGACAGCAAATTTGATTCGGGCAACGAGAGAACAGGTGCAATACGCAACCAATCAAATTCGCTATTCCGAAGAACAATTAAATTCAGCCAGGGATCAACTTAATAAGTCTCAAGAAGGTTTAGATCTAAACCAATCTATTTTGGGTCAAATTGCCCCTTTAGTTGATGAAGGCGCCATGTCTGACCTCAATAAAAAACGTCAGGAACAGGAGGTTTTGAGAAGCCAAAATGAATTTTTACGACAACAGGATCAAATCACCACCCGTCAAAGTGAAATTAATGCCCGTAAAGGTGATGTTGAAAAACAGCAATCTGAAATTAAACGCCTAGAAGATGAAAAACAAAAAGTTCTAGCCTCTATTGAGAGAACTCAACAAGAATTGCAAAATACAAAAGATGCTTGGGCAAAAGACCTGTATCTTCGCATTGAAGAAAACAAAAAACAGATTGCTAGTATTGACTCTCAACTCAGTCGATATAAACTGGAAAACGAAAAACGATTAGGCGATGTTAATGCTCAACTGGAAAAAGTTGAAGAACAACGGGATACTCAAGTTTTACGTTCACCAGTGGCGGGGGTAATTTATGATTTAAAACCCTCAAAGAAACAGAATTCGGAAGTTGATATGAATAAGGATGACATTTGCAATTATGTGAATCAGCAAGTGTTAAAATCGGGCGATCCGAAAATGAAGCGCTGTAATGAGGCTTATTATGAAGCGCAACAAACCGAAAAATTGATGCAAATTTTAGCCGATGATAAAGGATTAGAAGGCACAATTTTTATTAAAAATACGGATCTGGCTTTAGTTTTAAATGCCCTACGGGTCAAACGTAAATTCCTACAGCCCTATGATGGAAAAACCGTGGCTGGAGAAGTGATTGAATGTAAAGCAGAAAAGGATTGTATTTGTCCAGATTCTCCAGAAGCTCGAGCAGAAATTGGAATTACTGATCCAGATTGTATTCCGGTGGAAGTCACAATTGATGCTTTTCCCAATGATCAATTTGGGATGGTTTCTGGACAGTTAAAATGGCTGAGTCAAGACGCGATTAAACCTGATCCCGAAAAAGGCCGTCAGTATTTTTCGTTTAAAGGAAAAGTGAAATTGGATAAACAAAGCTTTGTCTTAGACGAGGATAAAAATATTAAGATTGGTTTACAATCAGGGATGTCGGTAAATACTAAGATTAATGTTGGTAAACGCTCGGTGTTAGATATCTTCTTAAACCGCTTTACCGGTCGGATCAACAGTATTACAAACTTGAAGTAG
- a CDS encoding putative glycosyl transferase — translation MNRDTIDQVNDHNLNRKPSELLDFLPANAQVLIDVGCRNGSTGYHYKRINPQSFYWGILIDSELSSEITQGLDQITLSSIDQLETIRLELEEQTVDCLIYDGILPQIRNPLKVLQYHTRWLKDQGQVLAYIPNSQYWRNIIDLLQGKSEISIEENIDYSGLTLEAIQKIFWEAGLYIYEIQTRGKKDDQFQNFLQLVEPLRNTLGLDPNRFATQTAAEFYIVRAIKSLQPPRRLLIQTAIMAPTGCDRLRVLEPDQLSVTIPGTRTISASKSIPNGSILPEEEKVFIWQRTILSYDHHLEILRNLLQQDYLIIAEIDDNPLRRKEYADNRYLSYRGCHGVQTSTAPLGEFLQQFNPHIAIFKNHLLTLPPPRNYSDSKVTLFFGALNREQDWQPIMETLNRVLIRHQNLVKVKVIHDRRFFDHLAISDKEFEPFCSYNKYHQILQTCDIGLLPLTPTPVNLMKSDLKFLECAGHGVAVLASPTVYEQSVIHEKTGLIYRSIQQFEMYLNELIINTSLRQKIANNAYLWVRDHRLLCQHYQQRREWYLKMRDNLPSLNQELRQRVPEL, via the coding sequence ATGAATAGAGATACTATAGATCAGGTCAATGATCATAATTTGAACCGGAAACCCTCAGAGTTATTGGACTTTTTACCCGCTAATGCTCAAGTCCTGATCGACGTAGGTTGTCGAAATGGAAGTACAGGTTATCATTATAAACGAATTAATCCCCAAAGTTTTTATTGGGGAATTTTAATTGATTCTGAGTTAAGTTCAGAAATAACTCAAGGTCTAGATCAGATTACTCTGAGTTCGATTGATCAATTAGAAACAATCCGGTTAGAACTAGAAGAACAAACCGTAGATTGTTTAATTTATGATGGGATTTTACCCCAAATCAGAAACCCCCTCAAGGTTTTACAATATCACACTCGATGGTTAAAAGATCAAGGTCAGGTTTTAGCTTATATTCCTAATAGTCAGTATTGGCGGAATATTATTGATTTGTTACAGGGAAAATCAGAGATTTCAATTGAAGAAAATATAGATTATAGCGGATTAACTTTAGAAGCTATTCAAAAAATATTCTGGGAAGCTGGATTATATATTTATGAAATTCAAACTCGGGGAAAAAAAGATGATCAGTTTCAAAATTTTCTGCAATTAGTGGAACCGCTTAGGAATACTTTGGGTTTAGATCCCAATCGTTTTGCGACTCAAACCGCGGCTGAATTTTATATTGTGCGGGCGATTAAATCATTACAACCTCCCCGTCGTTTGTTGATTCAAACAGCGATTATGGCTCCTACAGGATGCGATCGCCTGCGGGTATTGGAACCCGATCAATTGAGTGTTACCATACCTGGAACCCGCACCATTTCCGCCTCTAAATCAATTCCCAATGGTTCAATTTTACCCGAAGAAGAAAAAGTTTTTATTTGGCAACGGACGATTTTATCCTATGATCATCACTTAGAAATATTAAGAAATTTGTTACAACAGGATTATTTAATTATTGCTGAAATTGACGATAATCCGTTACGAAGGAAGGAGTATGCAGATAATCGTTATCTCAGCTATCGTGGTTGTCATGGTGTACAGACTTCAACCGCGCCTTTAGGGGAATTTTTACAACAATTTAATCCCCATATTGCTATCTTTAAAAATCATTTATTGACTTTACCTCCCCCGCGAAATTATTCTGATTCAAAAGTTACTTTATTTTTTGGAGCATTAAATCGAGAACAGGATTGGCAACCTATTATGGAAACCTTAAACCGGGTTTTAATTCGTCATCAAAATTTAGTTAAGGTTAAGGTAATTCATGATCGACGTTTTTTTGATCATTTGGCAATATCTGATAAAGAATTTGAACCCTTTTGCAGTTATAATAAATATCATCAGATTCTGCAAACCTGTGATATTGGTTTGTTACCCTTAACCCCCACACCTGTTAATCTGATGAAATCGGATTTAAAGTTTTTAGAATGTGCGGGTCATGGGGTTGCGGTTTTAGCTAGTCCAACGGTCTATGAACAATCGGTGATTCATGAAAAAACAGGTTTAATTTATCGCAGTATTCAACAGTTTGAAATGTATTTGAATGAATTAATTATTAATACCTCCCTTCGGCAAAAAATCGCCAATAATGCCTATCTTTGGGTACGAGATCATCGTTTACTATGTCAACATTATCAACAGCGACGAGAATGGTATTTAAAAATGCGAGATAATTTACCCAGTTTAAATCAAGAATTGCGTCAACGAGTTCCAGAATTATGA
- a CDS encoding putative glycosyl transferase codes for MARVTVIIPTYNQDSYISEAIDSVLNQTYQDFEIVITNDGSTDQTLQIIREKKDPRIRYFSFDQNQGVSTAANHCIRQARGELIAILDSDNIFLPDKLEKQVSFLDKNPGFDAVFTHAIIIDKNGDFHQGKESSFQQLFAQENKNRFQWLNSFFYSDNSLCNTSVLIKKKCYDQVGLYDPRLHQIHDLDFWIRLCLKSEIYILPEPLLLFRFHDRNISGVTAENMIRHTWGIPQVLEHYLCPEVSQNFYNIFPQQQRINTPITLDDLNFLIAKLALKIHRPSHQYFGIFTLYRLMNNPESAEYIEKQYSFKYTDLIHLTGTHDIFKIISYRKLQQDIDQTKKQLEAVQNQNLILQQKLDIHSETESQPLVSILIPTYNGEQFLSKAIQSALDQTYSNLEIIISDDGSTDETVKIAESFKDNCSIPYRIITHSNYGLVKNLNFCIQQAQGKYIKFIFQDDWLEPNCIEEMVNLAEQDPEIGLVFSPRQVLIDPDSKSDLTCKSAYNGAINLHQKWSDLKPIQSGQDLLSNPNCLIGGLNKIGEPTTVLISKQVFEELGEFDSTLQQLLDVDMWFRIMGRYKIAFVDKILSALLIHKKQQTQVNIVQKENYKDYERLYLKLLLDSRYSFLNQSFKQMVLQKTLFNSQFYLNLITNLLNQYQENPTERVIECLKLVRQTLVKYWLSLTPGDLETRYSSEIRPIYQHLLNSNIIDQGVGETEQSWVESIRKKLSQGLYSCDLIPGLMGLMLYQRAYDIDFIYENAIIPKYFFPEFISWLFAPVQCFRCSEDRLKYINFQENLLAYIIQNLNTDSSFCDLWIYVAQCYLKYSQLNFEGFAEINLQRIYDYRKKMIDFLALNSKDNVLNR; via the coding sequence ATGGCTAGAGTCACCGTTATTATTCCAACTTATAACCAAGATTCCTACATTTCTGAAGCAATTGATAGTGTTTTAAACCAAACCTATCAAGATTTTGAAATTGTGATCACTAATGATGGTTCTACGGATCAAACATTGCAAATTATTCGAGAAAAAAAAGATCCTAGAATTCGCTATTTTTCTTTTGATCAGAATCAAGGAGTGAGTACAGCAGCTAACCATTGTATTCGTCAGGCGAGGGGAGAACTAATTGCTATTTTAGATTCTGACAATATTTTTTTACCAGATAAACTTGAAAAGCAAGTTAGTTTTTTAGATAAAAACCCCGGATTTGATGCGGTTTTTACCCATGCTATTATTATTGATAAAAATGGTGATTTTCACCAGGGTAAAGAATCCTCCTTTCAACAGTTATTTGCTCAAGAAAATAAAAATCGTTTTCAGTGGTTAAATTCTTTTTTTTACTCTGATAATTCCTTGTGTAATACCAGCGTTTTAATTAAGAAAAAATGCTATGATCAGGTAGGACTATATGATCCGCGATTACATCAAATTCATGATTTAGATTTTTGGATACGTTTATGTCTGAAATCAGAAATTTATATTCTACCCGAACCTTTGCTTTTATTTCGATTTCATGATCGCAATATTAGTGGTGTAACGGCTGAAAATATGATTCGACATACTTGGGGAATCCCTCAAGTGCTTGAGCATTATCTCTGTCCAGAGGTTAGCCAAAATTTTTATAATATTTTTCCTCAACAGCAACGGATTAATACCCCGATTACCCTTGATGATCTTAATTTTTTAATTGCAAAATTGGCTTTAAAAATTCACCGTCCCAGTCATCAATATTTTGGGATTTTTACCTTATATCGGTTGATGAATAATCCTGAATCGGCTGAATATATTGAAAAACAGTATTCCTTTAAATATACTGATCTAATTCATCTTACTGGAACTCATGATATTTTTAAAATTATCAGTTATAGGAAATTACAGCAAGATATTGATCAAACCAAAAAGCAACTAGAAGCAGTACAAAATCAGAATCTAATTTTACAACAAAAACTAGATATACATAGTGAAACTGAATCTCAACCGCTAGTTAGTATATTAATTCCGACTTATAATGGAGAACAATTTTTATCTAAAGCGATTCAAAGTGCTTTAGATCAAACCTATTCTAACCTAGAAATTATTATTTCTGATGATGGGTCAACAGATGAAACTGTAAAAATTGCCGAATCTTTTAAAGATAATTGTTCTATTCCTTATCGGATTATAACTCATTCTAACTATGGATTAGTCAAAAATCTAAATTTTTGTATTCAACAAGCTCAAGGTAAGTATATCAAATTTATTTTTCAAGATGATTGGTTAGAACCTAATTGTATTGAAGAAATGGTCAATTTAGCAGAACAAGATCCAGAAATAGGATTGGTTTTCTCACCCCGTCAAGTTTTGATTGACCCTGATTCAAAATCTGATTTAACCTGTAAATCTGCTTATAATGGGGCGATTAATTTACATCAAAAATGGTCTGATTTAAAACCAATACAATCAGGTCAAGATCTATTGTCCAATCCTAATTGTCTAATCGGAGGATTAAATAAAATTGGAGAACCGACAACGGTATTAATTTCTAAACAAGTTTTTGAAGAATTAGGAGAATTTGATTCTACACTTCAGCAACTTTTGGATGTTGATATGTGGTTTAGGATTATGGGACGTTATAAAATTGCTTTTGTAGATAAAATATTATCTGCTCTCCTAATTCATAAAAAACAACAAACTCAAGTTAATATTGTTCAAAAAGAAAATTATAAAGATTATGAAAGACTTTATTTAAAACTCTTGCTAGATTCTCGCTATAGTTTTTTGAATCAATCTTTTAAACAGATGGTTTTACAAAAAACTTTATTTAACTCGCAATTTTATCTCAATTTAATCACTAATTTACTGAATCAATACCAAGAAAACCCTACGGAGAGAGTCATAGAGTGTCTGAAATTAGTTCGTCAAACCCTAGTTAAATATTGGTTAAGTTTAACTCCTGGGGATTTAGAAACTCGATATTCTAGCGAAATTCGTCCAATTTATCAACATTTATTGAATAGTAATATTATTGATCAAGGAGTCGGTGAGACTGAACAATCATGGGTTGAATCAATCAGAAAAAAACTTTCTCAAGGTCTGTATTCCTGTGATTTAATTCCTGGGTTGATGGGATTGATGTTATATCAAAGAGCTTATGATATTGATTTTATATACGAAAATGCGATCATTCCTAAATATTTTTTCCCTGAATTTATTAGTTGGCTGTTTGCTCCAGTTCAATGTTTTCGGTGTTCAGAAGACAGATTAAAATATATTAATTTTCAGGAGAATTTATTGGCTTATATTATTCAAAACTTAAATACGGATTCATCTTTTTGTGATTTGTGGATCTATGTCGCCCAGTGTTATCTTAAATATTCTCAGTTGAATTTTGAGGGTTTCGCCGAAATTAATCTCCAGAGGATTTATGATTACAGGAAAAAAATGATTGATTTTTTAGCATTGAACTCAAAGGATAATGTTCTGAACCGATAG
- the rfbC gene encoding dTDP-4-dehydrorhamnose 3,5-epimerase, with translation MTITPTKIPDVFIIEPKVFGDERGFFFESFNQKNFTEKTGITSEFVQDNHSRSVQGVLRGLHYQIQHTQGKLLRVIAGEIFDVAVDMRKSSPTFGEWVGCILSAENKRQFWVPPGFAHGFLVTSEIAEVLYKTTDYYAPTYERSLLWNDPEVGIDWPLEGITPILSAKDQAGQPLKTAEFFS, from the coding sequence ATGACTATTACTCCTACAAAAATCCCAGATGTTTTCATCATCGAACCCAAAGTATTTGGAGATGAGAGAGGCTTTTTCTTTGAAAGCTTTAATCAGAAAAATTTCACCGAAAAAACAGGAATTACCTCAGAGTTTGTACAAGATAACCATTCCCGTTCCGTACAAGGAGTTTTGAGAGGTTTACATTATCAAATACAACACACCCAGGGCAAATTATTGCGCGTTATTGCGGGCGAAATCTTTGATGTTGCCGTAGATATGAGAAAAAGTTCTCCAACTTTTGGAGAGTGGGTTGGTTGCATTCTCAGTGCAGAAAATAAGCGACAATTTTGGGTTCCCCCGGGATTTGCCCATGGGTTTTTAGTAACTTCAGAAATTGCTGAAGTGTTATATAAAACCACCGACTATTATGCACCCACCTATGAGCGATCTTTGCTTTGGAATGATCCTGAAGTTGGCATTGATTGGCCATTAGAGGGAATTACACCCATTTTGTCAGCAAAAGATCAAGCAGGTCAACCTTTGAAAACGGCGGAATTTTTCTCATGA
- the rfbD gene encoding dTDP-4-dehydrorhamnose reductase gives MKPILLIGKDGQLGQELQPFLTSMGSLVSVGRDTLDLSQTQEIESLIEEIKPEWVINAAAYTAVDKAESEPELALTINGIAPGILAKTCQKLDATLIHISTDYVFDGTQSHPYLETDPTHPLGVYGESKLAGEIAIQDTQAKFAILRTAWVYGVGGTGNFVKTMLRLGKDREEIRVVSDQVGSPTWTGDLAQSIVQLMPLLNDQNYGIYHCTNSGVTSWYDFAIAIFEEAKLLGFSLKIERVIPITTAEYPTPASRPAYSVLSGKKLANLLGNHTPQWRQGLRKMLQELKP, from the coding sequence ATGAAACCCATTTTATTGATCGGAAAAGATGGCCAACTCGGTCAAGAATTGCAGCCTTTCCTCACTTCTATGGGGTCGTTAGTGAGTGTCGGACGAGACACCCTGGATTTATCCCAAACCCAAGAAATTGAAAGCTTAATTGAGGAAATTAAACCGGAATGGGTGATTAATGCTGCCGCTTATACCGCAGTGGATAAGGCAGAAAGTGAACCGGAGTTAGCCCTAACAATTAACGGAATTGCACCCGGTATTTTAGCTAAAACCTGTCAAAAATTAGATGCAACATTGATTCATATTTCTACGGATTATGTGTTTGATGGAACCCAAAGCCATCCTTATCTTGAAACCGATCCGACTCACCCTTTAGGTGTTTATGGAGAATCAAAATTAGCCGGAGAAATTGCAATTCAAGACACCCAAGCTAAATTTGCAATTCTCAGAACCGCTTGGGTTTATGGTGTGGGTGGAACCGGAAATTTTGTTAAAACTATGCTACGGTTGGGCAAAGACCGGGAAGAAATTCGGGTGGTCAGTGATCAAGTAGGAAGTCCTACTTGGACGGGAGATTTAGCACAATCTATTGTGCAATTAATGCCCCTTTTGAATGATCAAAACTACGGAATTTATCACTGTACAAATAGCGGTGTTACCAGTTGGTATGATTTTGCGATCGCAATTTTTGAAGAAGCCAAACTATTAGGTTTTTCCCTAAAAATTGAGCGCGTTATTCCTATTACCACCGCCGAATATCCAACGCCTGCTAGTCGTCCCGCCTATTCGGTTTTAAGTGGGAAAAAATTAGCAAATCTTTTGGGAAATCATACTCCCCAATGGCGACAAGGACTGCGGAAAATGTTACAGGAATTAAAACCGTAG